The Naumovozyma castellii chromosome 2, complete genome sequence GTGGTATTTGTCTTTGTCACATTAGATTTAGAATGGCATTGAAAGCACAGGGGAGAGACACCAATGAATTGACGTTTGTGTCGCCCGCAGGTGTTGCCGGTTCGTACTGGGGGTTATTTATGATTGTGCTTATGTTTATTGCTCAATTTTACGTTGCACTTTTCCCACCTGGTGGGAAACCTGATGCGGAAGTGTTTTTCCAATCATATTTGTCCTTCCCTATTGTGGTTGCTACGTATTTTGGTCACAAGAtttacaaaagaaattggaaattatttatCCCATTGGAGGATATGGATATTGATACGGGGAGAAGAGAAACTGATAtggaattattgaaacaagAAATCATGGAAGAAAAGGCAATTTTGGCATCGAAGCCTTGGTATATTAGAGCGTATGCATTTTGGTGTTGATTCGAGATAAACacaaaatatatatatttcgTCATATACATTTctaataaaacaaaaaaacaTATTGAAAACTGTTAAATGGGTGCACTAACAGTGTTAGTCTAGCGCCACATTCTTTCCACATTTGGGACAGAAACGTGATTGAAATAAAACAACCAGAAAGAAAGACACCTCAACAAAAAACATAAATTACTGGGCGTGTGGCGTAGTTGGTAGCGCGCTCCCTTAGCATGGGAGAGGTCTTCGGTTCGATTCCGGACTCGTCcacttaatttttttttgaaatttctaatATGCCCTGTCAAAGTTGAAGCCTCTTCCTACTTAATTAAAGTTTTCCcacttcaagaaaataaactaTATTGAGAAActctaataatttcacGAAGCATAAAAGTTTCGTCTTCACATGCCCAGGCGTTACAGGGTCTAGAAGGCTACGCCTCAACACCTCGGCATTCGATCAATTAATTGGAGGTTTCGAGTGTTAAATCGAGGAAGCCGGATCTAGAACCGCCAACCGAAAAGAATTTGCTAGATGGAAACTTCTCGAAGACCACAAATCAAAAGCGATGCCCATGTAAAAAACCGACTCGATTCATGTAAGGTAACCACCGCATTCCGGTTTGTGCTGTGCTGCGGCTGCGGCGGTTTCTGGGCGCCCGTTGGCCATTACATTTCCCAAAGCGGCCAAGTAAGTGCACCCAGACACCCGCACCGTTTCTTTTGCAAATTTTTCCCTTTTCGGCCGTTACCCGTTTGAAACACTCTCGAGGAATCTTTACCCGATCCGGACACGGCAAAGTTGCAAACGTAAATACAGACAGTATAAAAGAAACAACCTCCTCGAGCCACCGCGTCTCCAGCACTCAAGGTCCCACATCCTCAGATACATTTTTGGCTAATTCCTCACTCAAAAATCTGTTTCCCACCGAAGAATTCAACTTTAGTCACTCCTTTTCTAACTGTTGCAAACAACCACACTTTCACGTGTTTTCACTCCTTCATTAATTAGTTATATCCAACTTTAAAGTCCTTCCTtaaaaaatacaaataaaaatcTATTTTTATACTCCCTCTACAAAGTATtagaaaaaatgaaattgtcCAGTTTATTAGTCCTATCAGGTGCCTCTTTGGCCCTTGCAGCCCCAGCTGTCCACCATAACGACCGTCACAACGAAAAGCGTGCCATGGTTACCATTACTGAATTTGTCGACGAAAATGGTGCCGTCGTTGTGCCAGCTCAACAACAAGCTACTGCCACTGTCGCTAACAACAACGAGAAGGTCGCTGCTGCTGCCACTACCACTGCTCCAACCACCACTTTGCAACCAACTACCTCCGCAAAGGCAgcttcttcctcttcctcttcctcttcctcaGGTGACTTCCAAGATGGTACCATCGCTTGTTCAGATTTCCCTTCTGCTCAAGGTGCTGTCTCCCTTGACTGGGTCGGTTTGAACGGTTGGGCCTCCATCATGAACATGGACGGTCAaacttcttcctcttgtgAAGATGGTTTCTACTGTTCTTATGCCTGTGCCCCAGGTTACTCCAAGACTCAATGGCCTTCTGAACAACCAGCCGATGGTAGATCCCTAGGTGGGTTGTACTGTAAGGATGGCTTCTTATACCGTTCCAATACCGCCTTCAGCTCCCTTTGTGAACAAGATAAATCTTCCGCCTCTGCTCAAAATAACGTTGGTCAATCCATCGCTATGTGTAGAACTGATTATCCAGGTTCTGAAAGTATGGTAATCCCAACTTTAATCGAAGCTGGCTCATCTCAACCAATCTCCATCGTCGATGAAGATTCATACTACCAATGGCAAGGAAAGAAGACCTCCACTCAATACTACGTTAACAACGCTGGTGTCTCCGTGGAAGATGGTTGTATCTGGGGTCAAGCAGGTTCCGGTGTAGGTAACTGGGCTCCTGTCGTCCTTGGTGCCGGTTACACTAACGGTATCACTTACTTATCCATCATTCCAAACCCAAACAACAACACTCCACCAAACTTCAACGTCAAGATCGTCGCCACTGAAGGTTCTTCCGTCGTGGGCTCCTGTTCTTATGAAAATGGGGCTTACCCTGGCTCTGGTTCCGATGGTTGTACCGTCTCTGTCACTTCTGGTTCTGCTCAATTCGTCTTTTATTAGACAGCTTTTGtcaaattttctttctttctttctttcatcTTTGTTGGTACCCGATATTCATTCTACATTTCGTTCGCTAGAAGGGTCTTTTTCgttatcattttttttaccAAACTTAAAATTGTAAATCCAATACCaccttttttttttatacaTTTATAACTTATATTTCCTTCATCTCTCcttttttattgttttgaTTGAATAACTAGCTTTATAATTTGTATGTTGTAAAACTGAACATCTAttttaaacaaaaattctattttatttttatatcGTTTCATGGTCATGTCTATGTATCTATTCTATTCTATAAAAAGTTGTAATTAAAGTCACTAGTTTCCCGGTTCGTGATATGATTCCTCTTCTGCTGGAGTCAAGTAAGGCCCTGCAAGAGCAAGTGCAGgttcatcaatattatgATGAGAGTATGAAAGAACACCAATACCACCGGCATCCAATAAGAAATTTGGATTATCAATCAAATGTCTATATTTCTCCAATTTAACATATGGAACtgtttcatcttcataAGATTCCAAATCACTCAACTCCCAATCCTCTTCACACTTCTTCTCAACACCTAACTTGAACCAAAGGGCTGCAAAATAACGTAATGCATGTCCGTGCGCAAAAACCATAATGTCAGAGGGAATACCTTCCTTTTGATGCTTTCTATgtaaattttgaattctGGCAATGGCTCTAGATAATCTCAACCCAAATTCTTGAGTAGTCTCACCATTTTCACAACCATCTCTCCAGATATTCCATGGCTTTTCCACGTCTAACCCTCTTGATTTTCTCAACTTGATGATTTCATGAGTCAATAACCCTTCATAATCACCGTATTCCCATTCTCtaatatcttcatccaCAATGACTCTAATCTTGGATCTTTGTTCCTCGGTTAATGGCTTCAACACCAATTCGATAGTCTGTCTAGCACGAGTTCTTGGAGACGTGAAGATATAAGTAATATGATCAGGGTTCAAGAATTGATTGTTTCTAAACAATGACTCACCAGTCTTCAACATTTGTTGCACACCGAATTCAGTCAATGGAATATCGGTGGAACCTGTATATTGGCCTGATTTGGACCATGCGGTTTGACCATGTCTCACAATAATACATCTTGGAGTAACTACACCCATCTTTGCTGTCctaattgttgtttttgCTTATCTGTCAATGATTGAATGTATAACGTTAAATTTACGtcgaaaatttttcaagatgaTTGCTGAAAGGAAAAACGCGTAATTGTAAACAAAGCACTTATTTaattattcattcatcTTATTAGTGAAACCGCCGAAAAGATACAAACAACCCACAATGTATAAACGACCCAATGATATAAATAAACGACAACGACAAGTTACGCTCACGATACTCATAATAACAACATTTCTCATATTTCAATACTTCACCCGATCCAAAGCATCGACAATGGCATCATCGTCGTCACCAATACTGAAGAGGACAACACCTCCATTGGATACTAAAGTGAGGAAAGTACTGAATACAGACGCATGTCTACATGTGCCATTCTTGGATTCCATGAGCACGTTCTGGCATTTCGGCGGTACGGATGTCCAAGTGAGAAATACAGAATCCATCAAGTTGGTAAGAAGCGGTGATGCTATCGGTTCATATGGGAGAGTCATATCCAATGGTGTTGGTGATAATgtcattgatgattttgaagtgAGATATGAGTTCAAATGGAGTGATGGTGTCGGGGAAGGTGTTGCGTTTGTCATTGCCGCTGAGAATAATTTCATGAAGATGAGCGATTGGAGGTCCAGTTATGGGAAGAGACAATATGTTTTGAACTCTGGTGGTGTAGATCCTGATAATATGGAATTGATGGGGTTCCCTCGGAATTTGCCCGGGTTGGCAGTTGTCATTGATACTTTCCATGAGAACACCCGGAATGAGATGGAGAAATATCAACCTTATCTGGACATATTTGTTAATGTTAATCCGATGAGAGATCATTATGATTTGGCGAGTGATGGGTTTATAAGTACGTCGAAGAGAGTGAATAAGAACCatattaaattgaaacCTTTCTCTAATGGGATTGTACAATTAAGAATTATTTACATGGAGAGTgtaaattttttgaaagtgGATATTCaatatgataatgatggtAGGTGGATTGAACTTTTTCAAACGGAGGAAGATTTGGAGATACCTAAAAATCGTTATTCCAGCCAAAGATATATTGGTGTGGGGTCGCTTATCGGGGAGTCCAGTGGTACGTTTGAATTATTGAGAATAGAAACTAATGAGTTTCATACCAATGATGAAGGTACGGGCAAACTATCCTCGGAACAGGCTGAGTTATTCCTTTCTGAACAATACGGTATCAAGAAAGTCAATGCTATGAGTCGACATTCCACATTTGTCACATATATTTTGTGGGTTTGGAAGTGGATGTTGCTGTTTGTCATATTAGCATTAATGTACTTGACATCTGTGTATGTGAGAGTGAGTAAGAAACATTTGACGCAATTAAGAAGACGACGTCGTCGGGGTAAATCTGTAGGACTGTTACCCACTTGAGGGGATTTATAGAAACGGACTTTTCATGCATTtatagatagatagatCTATATAATAGtctaatgataatgaatatagaaaaaaagaagTGGGTGGGCTAATTCAGCTATGATTTTAAAGTGatcaatgaatttttgGTCGATACACTGTCACATGTGTGTAAGGATGcgttattgttattgttcGTGGCGGTCGTTGTATTCCTTATTGAATTGCTCATTGATGATGGAGTTGTTGTAGTTGCCGTTGAATTCGTGGATGGTCTTGCTCTCTCCAAGATACTTGCCGATGGGATTGGCACAGTACTAGAATTAGTCTCCATAGTTCGCACAGACATGACAGTGGGTCTTGTTGATTgcaaagaataaatatcCGATGAGAAGGTGGAAGACTTGATGGATGCCGTAGAACAAAACGAGAACAGTGGTGATACACTTgaattatccaattcaGGATCTGATTTTATCCTCTCGGGTTCCTTACTCCATAAAACTTTCATTGATAAATTCTCATCGATGATATTTGTGGCTGATGGTGTTCTCACTTTGGGAAAATTATGATGGTTGTCCATCGGGTACAAAGGTCGTAGCGATGAATTGATGGTGGCTGTATCTGAATCACTGGATGCTTCCGTTAAGGGAGCATACGTTTTTGCTTTTGATCTCCTGCTCTTGGATTTAGTCTTTACGTTTTTACTTGTGGATTGTTGTTCGATCCGATGCGTTATGTTTGTATTTGTATTTGTGAGAGTTGGCGAGGAGGAGGCATTCCTGTCATTGGCATAGGGTATCATGTGGCTTGGTGCAGTTGATCTCGAGGTCTTTATCTTGGATGCATTATTGGATGTAGTTGTGTCCTTCGTCGGTTgtattatcttcttcatccatACGGAAAGCTTGTTCTTTCTTCCTTGGAAAGAATGCGTGCTTGTTTTGTGTGTGGTATGATCATTACCATCTGGCATGGTTTGATCTGTGTATACTTGTCTTGATGTAGTTTAATCCTCGAGGTTTAGTTTAGTGTAGGACCAAATCTATATATACATAGAAAATATAGGcatcaaaattaaaattcCGCGTAAAAAGAATGGAAGTGTTATGAATTACATAGAATCGGATATACATGTATATAGGTATAGCAATCTTTTAGAATAAAGGGGAACATAGCAAAAAAAGTTACAAGAAAACTTGTCTGTTTCATTGAGTGGCCTGCAATGGTTGTTGTTCTGGGACAGGAGTGCTGTCCTCTGTGGAAGTAGCAGTAGTGGATACtgatttcaatttctcgATGGTGAAGTTACCTAGATCGATCCCCGTGGAGACGATTGCTCTGGGGACGCTTTCCGACTTGCTCAAGTTTGTCTCGTATGAATCTGAGACCATCTTGTAAGTTTGTCTCCCCATTTCGTAGGTTGGTTTAATGTAAGTATCGATTCTTTCCAACGTTTCGTCCTTAGAGGGGACGAATTGCAAGTTTGATTGTACTTTAGATTGCAAATCGGTAGTTAAAGACTTGGTAGTGTTAGTCAACTTGGCCAAATGAGGCAAGTTTCCCTCTGTGTTTTTGACGGCGGCAGCGTTTTCATTAGCCTTCAAATGGAAAGGTTTGATGAGGAATTCCGTGAGGATCATGTTGAAGATATTAGCGAAATAGTCGACGATGAACCATGCAATCCATACGCCCAGCTTGTTGGAGTGGTTCTTGTAGCTAGTCAAGAAGGCATCAATACCCTCTTTGAAGACCAAGAGGTTAACCAGTTGGTCGAGAGCCATAGTCACCAACAAGATCTTATTGATGATTGTCTTAACTGGTGCGGGGGATCTCTGATGGAACTTGGAACCGGCATTGGCAAGGAAGGCAGTGGTTCTACCTACAAGAGGTAGAGAGTCCACTTTAGTTAGCAGCTTAGACACGACAGGGTATCTGTGCAAATGAGTAAAGACAGCAGAGTTGAATTGGACGACGGAGGTCTCCTTTGCGGGGGGTTCGTTAGAGTCGGTGTTATTGTTTGCGGACATGGATGATACGCTTGATGTTGGGTTGCCAAACAGATACGAGAGCAAAGCAGAACAGATGGGTGACTCCTTATATAGGATGGTGAGTCCTGGCTGCCTTATCAGTTTTTGACTGATTGATTCGATGGATTTCGATTGTTAGAGACATCCCTTGCAGCCGCGGCGTTAGTTTCCGTCCGCTCTATTGTGTGCCGTGCGGAGTGACCTCTGCTGCTATTGTTGCAACAGTATAAGCAACAAAACAAAGGAAGAGAAAGGATTGCACGGGATGAGAGGGGAGTAGTTGCTTCATTGATCCCCTGTGCTGCTGCTCTCGCTCTTGCGCTTCCACAGTGTCTCCCCGAGGAGGTGGATGTTCTTCTTGAGTCTGTGCACTGTTTGCCGGAGTTGGCCTGTGACAGGGTCTGTTGTATCTGCTCGGTGCattcttctcttcaacTTGAGATCTTCAATGTGGTCAATGTGTTCCAATCTCTGGCTCGGCAAGATAATTGCCCGATCCAGGGAGTAAGGAAGCCCTCTATGGCGGCCTCGTATTAGCATCAGGATGATGACAAGCTTAGATAACGTAGTGAACTGCGCAGATAACGACGTGGTTGTGTTAGGGTACCCCAGTGAAACTCCTACTGTACCGTAGGCACTTACGATCTCGAATAAGACCGAGAATACATTGATGTCTGGTTCATTGGTGTCTTGAATTTTACCACTCTCACAAAGACAAATGATGAATAGACCGAGAAACAAGAAC is a genomic window containing:
- the UIP5 gene encoding Uip5p (ancestral locus Anc_1.239) codes for the protein MYKRPNDINKRQRQVTLTILIITTFLIFQYFTRSKASTMASSSSPILKRTTPPLDTKVRKVLNTDACLHVPFLDSMSTFWHFGGTDVQVRNTESIKLVRSGDAIGSYGRVISNGVGDNVIDDFEVRYEFKWSDGVGEGVAFVIAAENNFMKMSDWRSSYGKRQYVLNSGGVDPDNMELMGFPRNLPGLAVVIDTFHENTRNEMEKYQPYLDIFVNVNPMRDHYDLASDGFISTSKRVNKNHIKLKPFSNGIVQLRIIYMESVNFLKVDIQYDNDGRWIELFQTEEDLEIPKNRYSSQRYIGVGSLIGESSGTFELLRIETNEFHTNDEGTGKLSSEQAELFLSEQYGIKKVNAMSRHSTFVTYILWVWKWMLLFVILALMYLTSVYVRVSKKHLTQLRRRRRRGKSVGLLPT
- the PLN1 gene encoding Pln1p (ancestral locus Anc_1.236), producing the protein MSANNNTDSNEPPAKETSVVQFNSAVFTHLHRYPVVSKLLTKVDSLPLVGRTTAFLANAGSKFHQRSPAPVKTIINKILLVTMALDQLVNLLVFKEGIDAFLTSYKNHSNKLGVWIAWFIVDYFANIFNMILTEFLIKPFHLKANENAAAVKNTEGNLPHLAKLTNTTKSLTTDLQSKVQSNLQFVPSKDETLERIDTYIKPTYEMGRQTYKMVSDSYETNLSKSESVPRAIVSTGIDLGNFTIEKLKSVSTTATSTEDSTPVPEQQPLQATQ
- the SHB17 gene encoding sedoheptulose-bisphosphatase (ancestral locus Anc_1.240), giving the protein MGVVTPRCIIVRHGQTAWSKSGQYTGSTDIPLTEFGVQQMLKTGESLFRNNQFLNPDHITYIFTSPRTRARQTIELVLKPLTEEQRSKIRVIVDEDIREWEYGDYEGLLTHEIIKLRKSRGLDVEKPWNIWRDGCENGETTQEFGLRLSRAIARIQNLHRKHQKEGIPSDIMVFAHGHALRYFAALWFKLGVEKKCEEDWELSDLESYEDETVPYVKLEKYRHLIDNPNFLLDAGGIGVLSYSHHNIDEPALALAGPYLTPAEEESYHEPGN
- the UTH1 gene encoding SUN family protein UTH1 (ancestral locus Anc_1.241) encodes the protein MKLSSLLVLSGASLALAAPAVHHNDRHNEKRAMVTITEFVDENGAVVVPAQQQATATVANNNEKVAAAATTTAPTTTLQPTTSAKAASSSSSSSSSGDFQDGTIACSDFPSAQGAVSLDWVGLNGWASIMNMDGQTSSSCEDGFYCSYACAPGYSKTQWPSEQPADGRSLGGLYCKDGFLYRSNTAFSSLCEQDKSSASAQNNVGQSIAMCRTDYPGSESMVIPTLIEAGSSQPISIVDEDSYYQWQGKKTSTQYYVNNAGVSVEDGCIWGQAGSGVGNWAPVVLGAGYTNGITYLSIIPNPNNNTPPNFNVKIVATEGSSVVGSCSYENGAYPGSGSDGCTVSVTSGSAQFVFY
- the NCAS0B07940 gene encoding uncharacterized protein (ancestral locus Anc_1.237); its protein translation is MPDGNDHTTHKTSTHSFQGRKNKLSVWMKKIIQPTKDTTTSNNASKIKTSRSTAPSHMIPYANDRNASSSPTLTNTNTNITHRIEQQSTSKNVKTKSKSRRSKAKTYAPLTEASSDSDTATINSSLRPLYPMDNHHNFPKVRTPSATNIIDENLSMKVLWSKEPERIKSDPELDNSSVSPLFSFCSTASIKSSTFSSDIYSLQSTRPTVMSVRTMETNSSTVPIPSASILERARPSTNSTATTTTPSSMSNSIRNTTTATNNNNNASLHTCDSVSTKNSLITLKS